A region of the Oceanihabitans sp. IOP_32 genome:
CATTAGAATTACATTACGTAAGTTGTTGTTTAGAAATTATCGACGATTTTGGATATTGGGAGGAGAACTATTATGTGGCAATGGAAAAAATGTTTGATAATGCGATTAACGGAATAAATGAAATGGGAATGGAAGAAAAGTATCTTGAACAAATAAGAACACTATCTTATAAGGCGAGTGAATTTGGATTGGAACTTCAATATTAGCATGAGAACATCCCGTGGCAAAAAAATACTACGGTAAACATAACAAGTAAAAACCAAAACAACTGTTTTTTGCCAACGCTCTAAAAATGAAGCTTTTGAATACACATCAATTCAGTTTTTAAATTGGCAATTGCATCATTTTTGACTAGAATATTGATTTATCCAAGCAAAATTTTCATTGATAATCTTGCTTTTATTTGTTTTCAAAAATTCAAGATATGCAACAGCAGTGGGCGACAGTTTCTTTGATTTCAGCCATATAAGCTGCCATTTTGTAACTATTGGCAGGCCTTTTAATGGAATAATATCCAGTTCATGATTATGTAATTCATTTTTCAAACCAATTAAAGGCATAATTGAAAATCCCAAACCAGCAATTACAGCCTGTTTCACAGCCTCATTTGAGGTTAGCTCCATTTTCTTTCTTACTGGATAATTGTTTTCTGAGACTACTTGTTCCATCGTATTTCGTGTTGCAGAACCTTCTTCACGATATATTAAGGGTAGTTTTTCAAAATCTTTTTTCTTAAAAGTTTTATTCGATTTACTACCAATCAAAAAAAGTTGATTATCCATTAATTCTATCGAAAATACATCAAGTGTTTTTGGTACCACAGAAACCAACGCAAAATCAACTTCATTAAGTTCCAGGCTCCTTACTACCTTGGTTTTGTTTGTGACATCCATTACCAAATCAACACCTTCGTGCTCCCTCATAAAGCCAGATAAAAAATAAGGCATCACATATTTGCCTGTAGACGCTATCGATATTTTGAGTATCCCTGCTAATTTCCCTTGGTGAGCAAGTGTTTTATAATTAATAGCATGCACCTCTTCAATTATTTTCTTTGCAGCTTCAGCAATCTCCATTCCAAAATCAGTAACAAATAATTTTCTACCTAC
Encoded here:
- a CDS encoding LysR family transcriptional regulator, yielding MNYTLHQLKIFLEISESKSVTKTAEKLFLTQPAVSIQLKNFQDQFSIPLTEIVGRKLFVTDFGMEIAEAAKKIIEEVHAINYKTLAHQGKLAGILKISIASTGKYVMPYFLSGFMREHEGVDLVMDVTNKTKVVRSLELNEVDFALVSVVPKTLDVFSIELMDNQLFLIGSKSNKTFKKKDFEKLPLIYREEGSATRNTMEQVVSENNYPVRKKMELTSNEAVKQAVIAGLGFSIMPLIGLKNELHNHELDIIPLKGLPIVTKWQLIWLKSKKLSPTAVAYLEFLKTNKSKIINENFAWINQYSSQK